In one window of Burkholderia sp. NRF60-BP8 DNA:
- a CDS encoding arylsulfatase, which produces MKKSASPLHAFRFRVVCAAIAGAVSLASCGGVDGDPPPQASATPSAKRPNILYIMADDLGYSDIHAFGGEIDTPNLDALVASGRILSNHHTGTVCAITRAMLVSGTDHHLVGEGTMGVPTDERRGLPGYEGYLNDRALSFAQLLKDAGYHTYIAGKWHIGSGIVGSTTGSGQTPDQWGFERSYVLLGGAATNHFAHEPAGSSNYAEDGRYVQPGQPGQPGGAGGNPAVFYSTDFYTQKLISYIDANKQDGKPFFAYAAYTSPHWPLQVPDPWLHKYAGVYDAGYDAIRNARIARQKALGLIPADFRPFDGLPETTAASPATANDGKAGAKYVSAVHSAADGYVDYGPGKVDKLWSSLSPAERRAQARYMEIYAGMVENLDYNIGRLIQHLKDIGEYDNTFIMFQSDNGAEGWPIDSGADPTATDTANAQEPIYSALGTDNGKQNAQRLQYGLRWAEVSAAPFRLTKGYSGEGGVSTPTIVHLPGQSQPLPTLRAFTHVTDNTATFLAVAGVTPPSQPAPPLVNTLTGVDQNKGKVVYNNRYVYPVTGQSLLPVLTGSATGEVHTAPFGDEAYGRAYLRSADGRWKALWTEPPLGPLDGHWQLYDLASDRGETTDVSAQNPSVIGALVDQWKAYMSNVGGVEPLRPRGYY; this is translated from the coding sequence ATGAAAAAGTCCGCGTCGCCGTTGCATGCTTTTCGTTTCCGTGTCGTCTGCGCCGCGATTGCCGGCGCGGTGTCGCTCGCGTCGTGCGGCGGCGTCGACGGCGATCCGCCGCCGCAGGCCAGCGCGACGCCGTCGGCCAAGCGCCCGAACATCCTGTACATCATGGCCGACGATCTCGGCTATTCCGACATCCATGCGTTCGGCGGCGAAATCGACACGCCGAACCTCGACGCGCTCGTCGCGTCCGGTCGCATCCTGTCGAACCACCACACGGGTACCGTCTGCGCGATCACGCGCGCGATGCTGGTGTCCGGCACCGATCACCATCTCGTCGGCGAAGGCACGATGGGCGTGCCGACCGACGAACGGCGCGGGCTGCCCGGCTACGAGGGCTATCTGAACGACCGCGCGCTGTCGTTCGCGCAACTGCTGAAGGACGCCGGCTATCACACGTATATCGCGGGCAAGTGGCACATCGGCTCGGGGATCGTCGGGAGTACGACGGGTAGCGGGCAGACACCCGATCAGTGGGGTTTCGAGCGCAGTTACGTGCTGCTCGGCGGCGCGGCGACGAACCACTTCGCGCACGAGCCGGCCGGCTCGTCGAACTACGCGGAAGACGGCCGCTACGTGCAGCCTGGCCAGCCCGGGCAGCCGGGCGGCGCGGGCGGCAACCCGGCCGTGTTCTATTCGACCGATTTCTATACGCAGAAACTGATCTCGTACATCGATGCGAACAAGCAGGACGGCAAGCCGTTCTTCGCCTACGCGGCCTACACGTCGCCGCACTGGCCGCTGCAGGTGCCCGATCCGTGGCTGCACAAGTACGCGGGCGTATACGACGCCGGCTACGATGCGATCCGCAACGCGCGGATTGCCCGACAGAAGGCGCTCGGCCTGATCCCCGCCGACTTCAGACCGTTCGACGGGCTGCCGGAGACGACGGCCGCATCGCCCGCGACCGCGAACGACGGCAAGGCCGGCGCGAAGTACGTCAGCGCCGTGCATTCGGCCGCGGACGGCTACGTCGACTACGGCCCCGGCAAGGTCGACAAGCTGTGGTCGAGCCTGTCGCCGGCCGAGCGCCGGGCGCAGGCGCGCTACATGGAAATCTACGCGGGGATGGTCGAGAACCTCGACTACAACATCGGACGCCTGATTCAGCATCTGAAGGACATCGGCGAATACGACAACACGTTCATCATGTTCCAGTCGGACAACGGCGCGGAAGGCTGGCCGATCGATTCCGGCGCCGACCCGACCGCGACCGATACCGCGAACGCGCAGGAGCCGATCTATTCGGCGCTCGGCACCGACAACGGCAAGCAGAATGCGCAGCGCCTGCAGTACGGGCTGCGCTGGGCCGAAGTGAGCGCGGCGCCGTTCCGGCTCACGAAGGGCTATTCGGGCGAAGGCGGCGTATCGACGCCGACGATCGTGCACCTGCCGGGCCAGTCGCAGCCGTTGCCGACGCTGCGCGCGTTCACGCACGTGACCGACAACACGGCGACGTTCCTCGCGGTCGCGGGCGTCACGCCGCCGTCGCAGCCGGCGCCGCCGCTCGTCAACACGCTGACGGGCGTCGACCAGAACAAGGGCAAGGTCGTCTACAACAACCGCTACGTGTATCCGGTCACGGGCCAGTCGCTGCTGCCGGTGCTCACGGGCTCGGCGACGGGCGAAGTGCACACGGCGCCGTTCGGCGACGAAGCGTATGGCCGCGCCTACCTGCGCAGCGCCGACGGCCGCTGGAAGGCGCTGTGGACCGAGCCGCCGCTCGGGCCGCTCGACGGTCACTGGCAGCTGTACGACCTCGCGTCGGATCGCGGCGAGACGACCGACGTATCCGCGCAGAACCCGTCGGTGATCGGCGCGCTCGTCGACCAGTGGAAGGCCTACATGAGCAACGTCGGTGGCGTCGAGCCGCTGCGGCCGCGCGGCTACTACTGA
- a CDS encoding formylglycine-generating enzyme family protein has translation MRFRFWTIGATLAATLFAAAFAAGYANPAASAGGAFDDLNRGRALAPLGSERQCERYSGLPSKWRDDPKAGMVHLRGGAFVFGSTRGYADERPVGDGRTRVGGFWIDQTDVTIAQFAAFVQATGYVTEAEQQGGAAVFHVPTRDEMNARDLAWWSWVKGASWRHPRGPGSDVDGLGNLPVTLVTQRDALAYAHWLGRDLPTEAEWEYAGKAGRDDASLDAAPRDAQGKPTANYWQGAFPVLDSAEDGHAGLAPVGCYAANGFRLYDMIGNAWEWTKDAYTGPHQSHTNGDTAAVAPLTRRHDTPMVIKGGSFLCSRDYCVRYRASSRERQEADLGASHIGFRTILRDAS, from the coding sequence ATGCGGTTCCGCTTCTGGACGATCGGCGCGACGCTTGCCGCCACGCTGTTCGCCGCCGCGTTCGCGGCAGGCTATGCGAATCCGGCGGCGTCGGCCGGTGGCGCGTTCGACGACCTGAATCGCGGCCGCGCGCTCGCGCCGCTCGGTTCGGAGCGTCAGTGCGAACGCTATTCGGGCTTGCCGTCGAAGTGGCGCGACGATCCGAAGGCCGGCATGGTGCATCTGCGCGGCGGCGCGTTCGTGTTCGGCAGCACGCGCGGCTATGCGGACGAGCGTCCGGTCGGCGACGGCCGCACGCGCGTCGGCGGTTTCTGGATCGACCAGACCGACGTGACGATCGCGCAGTTCGCGGCATTCGTGCAGGCGACCGGATACGTGACCGAGGCCGAGCAGCAGGGCGGCGCGGCGGTGTTCCATGTGCCGACGCGCGACGAGATGAACGCGCGCGATCTCGCGTGGTGGTCATGGGTGAAGGGCGCGTCGTGGCGGCATCCGCGCGGGCCCGGCAGCGACGTGGACGGGCTCGGCAACCTGCCGGTGACGCTCGTCACGCAGCGCGATGCGCTCGCGTATGCGCACTGGCTCGGCCGCGACTTGCCGACCGAAGCCGAATGGGAATACGCGGGCAAGGCCGGCCGCGACGACGCATCGCTCGATGCGGCGCCGCGCGACGCGCAGGGCAAGCCGACCGCGAACTACTGGCAGGGTGCGTTTCCGGTGCTCGATTCGGCGGAGGACGGCCACGCGGGGTTGGCCCCCGTCGGCTGCTATGCGGCGAACGGTTTTCGTCTTTACGACATGATCGGCAACGCATGGGAATGGACGAAGGATGCGTACACGGGCCCGCATCAATCCCACACGAACGGCGACACGGCGGCCGTCGCCCCGCTGACGCGCCGGCACGATACGCCGATGGTCATCAAGGGCGGCTCGTTCCTGTGCTCACGCGATTACTGCGTGCGCTATCGCGCATCGTCGCGCGAACGGCAGGAAGCCGATCTCGGCGCGTCGCATATCGGGTTTCGCACGATCCTGAGGGACGCGTCATGA
- a CDS encoding MetQ/NlpA family lipoprotein → MTAGIGRFVSAWMLIACAAMQQGAALAAEAVWPAVRVGVTRGVHAQILDEVKRVAAARGLRVDVVEFDDASRIDTALADGRIDAASFEDAQQLGETRARKRIALTEVAPTVTLPMAFYSRKLTSLNALQPGATVALPADPRGMARALVLLQNDTLVTLREKAGLHATLRDVTSNRLGLKFVALRRDRLYAALDTAAFVAIDSDDAARAGLQPARDSISLEDARSPYANVLTVRDADRAKPWVAQLVAAYHSDDVAHFILTRYQDSVRRPW, encoded by the coding sequence ATGACGGCGGGCATCGGGCGTTTCGTTTCCGCATGGATGTTGATCGCGTGCGCGGCGATGCAGCAGGGCGCGGCGCTGGCTGCCGAAGCCGTGTGGCCGGCCGTGCGCGTCGGCGTGACGCGCGGCGTGCATGCGCAGATTCTCGACGAAGTGAAGCGGGTGGCCGCCGCGCGGGGGCTGCGCGTCGACGTCGTCGAATTCGACGATGCATCGCGCATCGATACGGCGCTGGCCGACGGGCGAATCGACGCGGCCAGCTTCGAGGATGCGCAACAGCTTGGCGAGACCCGCGCACGCAAGCGTATCGCGCTGACTGAAGTCGCGCCGACCGTCACGTTGCCGATGGCGTTCTATTCCCGCAAGCTGACGAGCCTGAACGCACTGCAACCCGGCGCGACGGTCGCGCTTCCCGCCGATCCGCGCGGGATGGCGCGCGCGCTCGTGCTGCTGCAGAACGACACGCTGGTGACGCTGCGCGAGAAGGCCGGCCTGCATGCGACGCTGCGCGACGTGACGAGCAACCGGCTCGGGCTCAAATTCGTCGCGCTGCGCCGCGACCGGCTTTACGCGGCGCTCGACACGGCCGCGTTCGTCGCGATCGACAGCGACGACGCGGCCCGCGCCGGGCTGCAGCCGGCGCGCGACAGCATCAGCCTCGAGGACGCCCGCTCGCCGTATGCGAACGTGCTCACGGTGCGCGACGCCGATCGCGCGAAGCCGTGGGTCGCGCAGCTCGTCGCCGCGTACCACTCGGACGACGTCGCGCACTTCATCCTCACGCGCTACCAGGATTCGGTGCGGCGGCCGTGGTAG
- a CDS encoding YkgJ family cysteine cluster protein has product MVAGYLLACNACGRCCNSAPTLSLRELFRHRHRFVGALTIRRVPKRRIGERWQAGGREHALDADDVAAADALADRLFHRGRVHGEWLALTLQGYDYPSLGRCAALADDGRCGVHANKPSICRAVPLDPMLPDRLQARVLAARRGEAAWLGANCIVDAASVRSADESALPIPLVTAGQVADRAALDAHRDALVFERAVWRDAVFASLADGGPGVSDALSRLAPGGYLTVSIVPALLAVAQVSAHCRALCIDFIDAQLTLIGANIEAALARRHAADRPATQELRGFALALERARRALAATPASAAAARDDASRIEAWLDDRVDAAALAT; this is encoded by the coding sequence GTGGTAGCCGGTTACCTGCTCGCGTGCAACGCGTGCGGACGCTGCTGCAACAGCGCGCCGACGCTGTCGTTGCGCGAACTGTTCCGGCATCGGCACCGCTTCGTCGGCGCCTTGACGATCCGCCGCGTGCCGAAGCGGCGGATCGGCGAGCGCTGGCAAGCGGGCGGCCGCGAGCATGCGCTGGATGCGGACGACGTCGCGGCGGCCGATGCGCTGGCGGACCGGCTGTTCCATCGCGGCCGCGTGCACGGCGAATGGCTCGCGCTGACGCTGCAAGGCTACGACTATCCGTCGCTGGGCCGTTGCGCGGCGCTGGCCGACGACGGCCGCTGCGGCGTGCACGCGAACAAGCCGTCGATCTGCCGCGCGGTGCCGCTCGATCCGATGCTGCCCGACCGGTTGCAGGCCCGCGTGCTCGCGGCGCGACGCGGCGAAGCGGCGTGGCTGGGCGCGAACTGCATCGTCGACGCCGCGAGCGTGCGGTCTGCCGACGAATCGGCGTTGCCGATTCCGCTGGTGACGGCCGGGCAGGTCGCGGACCGTGCGGCGCTCGACGCGCATCGCGATGCGCTCGTGTTCGAGCGCGCGGTGTGGCGCGACGCCGTGTTCGCGTCGCTGGCCGACGGCGGACCGGGCGTGAGCGATGCGCTGTCGCGGCTGGCGCCCGGCGGCTACCTGACCGTGTCGATCGTGCCGGCCCTGCTGGCCGTCGCTCAGGTATCCGCGCATTGCCGCGCGCTGTGCATCGACTTCATCGATGCCCAACTGACCTTGATCGGCGCGAACATCGAAGCGGCGCTTGCGCGCCGACATGCGGCCGACCGGCCCGCGACGCAAGAATTGCGCGGCTTCGCGCTGGCGCTGGAACGGGCGCGACGGGCGCTCGCGGCGACGCCGGCATCCGCCGCCGCCGCGCGCGACGATGCGTCACGCATCGAAGCGTGGCTCGACGATCGCGTCGACGCCGCTGCGCTCGCCACCTGA
- a CDS encoding antibiotic biosynthesis monooxygenase family protein → MYASTFIFRAGQYDDEFHRLDRQIADMARATPGYLGEETWENAQAGLIQNVYYWESEAALRQLMQHPAHLEAKAKQARWLDGYRVVISQVLREYGDGKLTPPHAGPSA, encoded by the coding sequence ATGTACGCGTCGACTTTCATTTTTCGCGCCGGGCAGTACGACGACGAATTCCACCGGCTCGACCGGCAGATCGCCGACATGGCGCGCGCGACGCCCGGCTATCTCGGCGAGGAAACGTGGGAGAACGCGCAAGCCGGCTTGATCCAGAACGTTTACTACTGGGAATCGGAGGCGGCGCTGCGGCAGTTGATGCAGCATCCCGCGCATCTCGAGGCCAAGGCGAAGCAGGCGCGCTGGCTGGACGGATATCGTGTCGTGATTTCGCAGGTGCTTCGCGAGTATGGCGACGGCAAGCTGACGCCGCCGCATGCGGGGCCATCCGCGTAA
- a CDS encoding LysR family transcriptional regulator → MNTRFLETFVTLAKLRNFRTTAAALHATPAAISQRLKALEDELHTVLVDRDSRAFRLTPNGEYLLGYAKAVVEATQELQAAASGERALRGKLRLGVIETVVHSWLPHYMRRLAADYPQLEIDLTVDVSVVLQRRLMAGELDLIIRVEGSDEASVVCDALANYPVRWIARAGLLPNLRTGLARQVLRQPILTYGRGTAPHRALEDIVRTLAHAHGVPLSETRITGSPSISVIVQLVRDGFGVAAIPVLFVDALIASGEVVELPLQPSPPSIVVSMSRRADAPRFVHGASIAARAACHEYCEKSTRLLVEAL, encoded by the coding sequence ATGAACACGCGTTTTCTCGAAACCTTCGTCACGCTCGCGAAGCTGCGCAACTTCCGCACGACCGCGGCCGCGCTGCATGCGACGCCGGCCGCGATCTCGCAGCGCCTGAAAGCGCTCGAGGACGAACTGCACACGGTACTCGTCGATCGCGACAGCCGCGCGTTCCGGCTCACGCCGAACGGCGAATACCTGCTCGGCTATGCGAAAGCCGTGGTCGAGGCGACGCAGGAACTGCAGGCCGCCGCGTCCGGCGAGCGCGCGCTGCGCGGCAAGCTGCGGCTCGGCGTGATCGAGACGGTCGTGCACAGCTGGCTGCCGCACTATATGCGGCGGCTCGCGGCCGACTATCCGCAGCTCGAGATCGATCTGACCGTCGACGTCAGCGTCGTGCTGCAACGCCGGCTGATGGCCGGCGAGCTCGACCTGATCATCCGCGTGGAAGGCAGCGACGAGGCGTCGGTCGTATGCGACGCGCTCGCGAACTACCCGGTGCGCTGGATCGCGCGCGCGGGGCTGCTGCCGAACCTGCGCACGGGCCTCGCGCGGCAGGTGCTGCGCCAGCCGATCCTCACCTACGGGCGCGGCACCGCGCCCCATCGCGCGCTGGAAGACATCGTCCGCACGCTCGCGCATGCGCACGGCGTACCGCTGTCGGAGACGCGCATCACCGGCTCGCCGTCGATCTCGGTGATCGTGCAACTGGTGCGCGACGGCTTCGGCGTCGCCGCGATCCCGGTGCTGTTCGTCGATGCGCTGATCGCGAGCGGCGAAGTCGTCGAGCTGCCGCTGCAGCCGTCGCCGCCGTCGATCGTCGTGTCGATGTCGCGGCGGGCGGACGCGCCGCGGTTCGTGCACGGCGCGTCGATCGCCGCGCGCGCGGCGTGTCACGAGTATTGCGAGAAAAGCACGCGGTTGCTGGTCGAAGCGCTTTGA
- a CDS encoding putative hydro-lyase translates to MTPSEFRQSVRRGAFRGPTAGHCGPFAQANLAILPDAYAHDFLRFCQANPKACPLLGVGEPGAFRIDALGEDLDIRTDVPSYNVYRDGRLTEQVESLEALWRDDFVVFAIGCSFSFEDMLAREGIGLRHVEEGRNVPMYRTSIANRRAGIFGGQLVVSMRPLRGADAIRAVQITSRFPGVHGAPIHIGHPRELGIEDLNAPEFGDAVTIRDGELPVFWACGVTPQTALMDAKLPIAIAHTPGHMLMTDITNASLAVF, encoded by the coding sequence ATGACGCCTTCCGAATTCCGCCAGTCCGTGCGCCGCGGCGCGTTCCGCGGCCCGACCGCCGGCCATTGCGGCCCGTTTGCCCAGGCGAACCTGGCGATCCTGCCCGACGCGTACGCGCACGATTTCCTGCGCTTCTGCCAGGCCAACCCGAAGGCCTGTCCGCTGCTGGGCGTCGGCGAACCGGGCGCGTTCCGGATCGACGCGCTCGGCGAGGATCTCGACATCCGCACCGACGTGCCGAGCTACAACGTCTACCGCGACGGCCGCCTGACCGAGCAGGTCGAATCGCTGGAAGCGCTGTGGCGCGACGATTTCGTCGTATTTGCGATCGGCTGCTCGTTTTCGTTCGAGGACATGCTCGCCCGCGAAGGGATCGGGCTGCGCCACGTCGAGGAAGGGCGCAACGTGCCGATGTACCGCACGTCGATCGCCAACCGCCGCGCGGGCATCTTCGGCGGTCAGCTGGTCGTGTCGATGCGGCCGCTGCGCGGCGCCGACGCGATCCGCGCGGTGCAGATCACGAGCCGGTTCCCGGGCGTGCATGGCGCGCCGATCCATATCGGCCATCCGCGGGAACTGGGCATCGAGGATTTGAACGCGCCCGAATTCGGCGACGCGGTGACGATCCGCGACGGCGAACTGCCGGTGTTCTGGGCGTGCGGCGTGACGCCGCAAACCGCGCTGATGGACGCGAAGCTGCCGATCGCGATCGCGCATACGCCCGGCCACATGCTGATGACCGACATCACGAACGCATCGCTGGCCGTGTTCTGA
- a CDS encoding MFS transporter, with translation MESKTLAAPAAEPASRERSSLFSWYADAQPRERRAFWSCKVGYMLDGMDTQMLSFVIPTLVATWGISLADAGFIGTITLLASALGGWIAGILSDRIGRVRTLQLTVLWFAVFTALCGLAQNYPQLVAARALMGFGFGGEWTAGAVLIGEVIRARDRGRAVGLVQSGWAIGWGLCALLYALLFSVLPAEQAWRALFLVGLAPALLVVAIRRYVKEPDVYEKEKAAQAKVADAPRLTEIFAPKLITTTLRAALLTTGAQGGYYAITTWLPTFLKTERHLTVMGTGGYLAMIILGSWVGYLTSAYLTDRLGRKPNFILFAVGSMVIAFSYTSLNLTNASMLWLGFPLGFFASGIFSGMGAFLTELFPTRVRGSGQGFCYNVGRAIGALFPFLIGALSKQYGLGPSIGIFAVAAYGVVIVAALTLPETRGRELDAA, from the coding sequence ATGGAAAGCAAGACCCTCGCGGCGCCCGCCGCCGAGCCCGCGAGCCGCGAGCGCAGCAGCCTGTTCTCGTGGTACGCGGATGCGCAGCCGCGCGAACGCCGCGCGTTCTGGAGCTGCAAGGTCGGCTACATGCTCGACGGAATGGACACGCAGATGCTGTCGTTCGTGATCCCGACGCTCGTCGCGACCTGGGGCATCTCGCTCGCCGACGCGGGCTTCATCGGCACGATCACGCTGCTCGCGTCGGCGCTCGGCGGCTGGATCGCCGGCATCCTGTCCGACCGGATCGGCCGTGTGCGCACGCTGCAGCTCACGGTGCTGTGGTTCGCGGTGTTCACCGCGCTGTGCGGACTCGCGCAGAACTACCCGCAACTGGTCGCGGCGCGCGCGCTGATGGGCTTTGGCTTCGGCGGCGAATGGACGGCCGGCGCGGTGCTGATCGGCGAGGTGATTCGCGCGCGCGACCGCGGCAGGGCGGTCGGCCTCGTGCAGTCGGGCTGGGCGATCGGCTGGGGGCTGTGCGCGCTGCTGTATGCGCTGCTGTTCTCGGTGCTGCCGGCCGAGCAGGCGTGGCGCGCGCTGTTTCTCGTCGGGCTCGCGCCCGCGCTGCTGGTCGTCGCGATCCGCCGTTACGTGAAGGAGCCGGACGTCTACGAGAAGGAGAAGGCCGCGCAGGCGAAAGTGGCCGATGCGCCGCGCCTCACCGAGATCTTCGCGCCGAAGCTGATCACGACGACGCTGCGCGCGGCGCTCCTGACGACCGGCGCGCAGGGCGGCTACTACGCGATCACGACGTGGCTGCCGACCTTCCTGAAGACCGAGCGGCACCTCACGGTGATGGGCACCGGCGGCTATCTCGCGATGATCATCCTCGGCTCGTGGGTCGGCTACCTGACGAGCGCGTACCTGACCGACCGCCTCGGCCGCAAGCCGAACTTCATCCTGTTCGCGGTCGGCTCGATGGTGATCGCGTTCTCGTACACGTCGCTGAACCTGACCAATGCATCGATGCTGTGGCTCGGCTTCCCGCTCGGCTTCTTCGCGTCGGGCATCTTCTCGGGAATGGGCGCGTTCCTCACCGAGCTGTTCCCGACCCGCGTGCGCGGGTCCGGTCAGGGCTTCTGCTACAACGTGGGCCGCGCGATCGGCGCACTGTTCCCGTTCCTGATCGGCGCGCTGTCGAAGCAATACGGGCTCGGCCCGAGCATCGGCATCTTCGCGGTCGCCGCGTACGGCGTGGTGATCGTCGCCGCGCTGACGCTGCCCGAGACCCGCGGCCGCGAACTCGACGCCGCGTAA